The Plutella xylostella chromosome 12, ilPluXylo3.1, whole genome shotgun sequence genome includes a window with the following:
- the LOC105388687 gene encoding electron transfer flavoprotein regulatory factor 1 produces MSQQRSAVINLYKTLLHLGRDWPQGYDLFRKRLHKVFIKNSEETDPKKIQTMIKHGEYVVKEIEALYMLKKYRTMKRRYYDEK; encoded by the exons ATGTCTCAACAAAGATCAGctgtaattaatttatacaaGACG CTCTTACACTTAGGTCGAGATTGGCCGCAAGGTTACGATCTATTCCGTAAGCGACTCCacaaagtttttataaaaaacagtGAAGAAACTGACCCCAAGAAAATTCAAACCATGATCAAACATGGTGAATATGTAGTTAAAGAAATAGAAGCTCTTTACATGCTCAAGAAATACCGGACCATGAAGCGTAGGTACTATGACGAAAAATGA